The proteins below are encoded in one region of Myxococcales bacterium:
- the moeB gene encoding molybdopterin-synthase adenylyltransferase MoeB: MSNTKNWENVEFSKAEMERYSRHLILPEVGLEGQKKLKAASVLCVGTGGLGSPLTMYLAAAGVGRLGIVDFDVVDESNLHRQILHGVDDIGKPKLDSAERKIKQINPFVEVIKHETRLTSDNAMEIIKDYDLVADGTDNFPTRYLVNDACVLSGKPNVYASIFRFEGQVSVFGAPGGPDYRDLYPEPPPPGLVPSCAEGGVLGILPGIVGTLQATEVIKMITGIGEPLIGKLLLIDALKMSFRTLKLRKDPENPLSGQNPSIKEPIDYEFFCGIPQAKAAEEKERSAVKEMTVQELKASRDKGEKLFVLDVRKPYEAEIAAMGADQLIPVELLADRLDELKAPKNEVIVVHCRSGARSARAVAMLKEAGFEKAINLEGGILAWAEYIDPSIPKY; encoded by the coding sequence ATGTCGAACACGAAAAATTGGGAAAATGTTGAGTTCAGCAAAGCTGAGATGGAGCGTTACAGTCGTCATCTCATTTTGCCCGAAGTTGGTCTTGAGGGACAAAAGAAACTCAAAGCAGCATCGGTACTATGTGTTGGCACTGGTGGTCTTGGCTCACCGCTTACTATGTATCTTGCTGCTGCAGGTGTCGGCCGTTTAGGCATTGTCGACTTTGATGTTGTCGATGAATCCAATCTACACCGACAGATTCTGCACGGGGTTGATGATATCGGCAAACCGAAACTCGATTCTGCCGAACGGAAGATCAAGCAAATCAATCCCTTTGTTGAAGTCATCAAGCATGAAACACGGCTTACCAGCGACAACGCCATGGAGATTATCAAGGACTATGACCTCGTGGCCGATGGCACGGATAATTTTCCCACACGCTATCTGGTAAACGATGCATGTGTTTTGTCAGGTAAGCCTAATGTGTATGCCTCTATTTTTCGCTTTGAAGGACAAGTGTCTGTCTTTGGAGCTCCCGGCGGACCAGACTACCGGGATTTGTATCCAGAACCTCCACCGCCCGGATTGGTTCCTTCCTGTGCCGAAGGCGGCGTTCTAGGAATTTTGCCCGGCATTGTCGGCACGCTGCAAGCAACGGAAGTCATTAAAATGATTACAGGAATCGGCGAACCACTCATTGGTAAACTTCTTTTAATCGATGCGCTAAAGATGAGTTTTCGCACTCTCAAGTTGCGCAAAGATCCTGAGAATCCACTTAGCGGACAAAACCCAAGCATCAAAGAACCCATCGACTACGAGTTTTTCTGTGGTATTCCTCAGGCCAAAGCCGCCGAAGAAAAGGAGCGCAGTGCCGTGAAAGAAATGACCGTGCAAGAACTCAAAGCCAGTCGCGACAAAGGCGAAAAACTTTTCGTCCTTGATGTTCGCAAGCCTTATGAAGCAGAGATTGCTGCTATGGGCGCCGACCAATTGATTCCTGTTGAACTACTCGCAGACCGCCTGGATGAACTCAAGGCTCCCAAAAACGAGGTTATTGTCGTGCACTGTCGCTCAGGAGCACGCTCAGCACGCGCGGTTGCCATGTTAAAAGAAGCAGGCTTTGAGAAAGCCATCAACCTAGAAGGTGGCATACTCGCTTGGGCCGAGTACATCGACCCATCGATTCCCAAGTACTAA
- a CDS encoding FAD-binding oxidoreductase: MSERNKAAMLCGWGRVGVPGTEIASENLVKLSEHAVLSRGLGRSYGDASLPPSSGGKVIQTKLADRMLAFDEKEGWLRAEAGLCLAEVLRVFMPRGWFPAVTPGTKFVTLGGMVASDVHGKNHHVDGCIGNHVRSLKMRVADGRVLTCSREDYPDLFWATMGGMGLTGHILEVEMRLKAIPSPWIFGQSERMVDIDAYLDGLQHSAAEWPFTMGWIDCLSGGSRLGRGILMRGRWAQKDEAPKTFPTSKKKLSVPFEAPSFLMGRTVVTTFNELYFRKHIPKKKQGIVHPDSFFYPLDAIHHWNRLYGPRGFTQYQCVLPRSVGAAAARRVLEILAKYKAASFLCVIKDCGEQGQGLLSFPMPGISIALDIPIRDNTQELVDALNEQLIRDGGRIYLTKDGFTREKHFAQMESRLAHFNEIRQKWDPQKQFKSALSQRVLGDE; this comes from the coding sequence GTGAGCGAGCGAAATAAAGCGGCTATGTTATGTGGTTGGGGGCGCGTTGGTGTTCCGGGAACAGAGATTGCTTCAGAGAATTTAGTTAAGCTCTCCGAGCACGCCGTGTTAAGTCGGGGTCTGGGCCGTTCTTACGGAGATGCCTCCCTTCCGCCCTCTTCAGGCGGCAAGGTGATACAGACTAAGCTTGCCGATCGCATGCTTGCCTTCGATGAAAAAGAGGGGTGGCTTCGGGCTGAAGCGGGTCTTTGTCTTGCCGAGGTGTTGAGGGTATTCATGCCGCGTGGCTGGTTTCCGGCTGTCACCCCAGGCACCAAGTTTGTCACTCTTGGCGGCATGGTTGCATCGGATGTGCACGGTAAAAACCATCATGTCGATGGTTGCATCGGTAATCATGTCCGAAGTCTAAAGATGCGTGTTGCAGATGGGCGCGTGCTTACGTGCTCGCGCGAAGATTATCCGGATTTGTTTTGGGCCACAATGGGGGGTATGGGTCTTACGGGACACATCCTTGAAGTTGAGATGCGTCTCAAAGCTATTCCTTCGCCTTGGATTTTCGGACAAAGCGAACGCATGGTGGATATCGATGCTTACCTAGATGGTCTGCAACATAGTGCTGCAGAGTGGCCGTTTACAATGGGGTGGATCGATTGCCTTTCCGGAGGGAGTCGTCTTGGGCGAGGTATCCTGATGCGCGGCCGTTGGGCGCAAAAAGATGAAGCACCGAAAACCTTTCCCACAAGCAAAAAGAAGTTGAGCGTGCCATTTGAGGCTCCAAGTTTTTTAATGGGACGTACCGTCGTGACGACGTTCAACGAACTTTATTTTCGAAAGCATATTCCAAAGAAGAAACAAGGTATTGTTCATCCCGATAGTTTTTTCTATCCACTTGATGCTATCCATCATTGGAATCGCTTGTATGGACCTAGAGGCTTTACGCAGTACCAATGTGTCCTTCCTCGCAGCGTGGGTGCTGCTGCGGCCCGGCGGGTGCTTGAGATTTTGGCTAAGTACAAAGCTGCTTCTTTTTTATGCGTAATTAAGGATTGCGGCGAGCAAGGCCAAGGTCTTCTTTCTTTTCCTATGCCGGGCATCTCGATCGCTCTAGACATCCCGATACGAGACAACACCCAGGAATTGGTTGACGCTCTAAACGAGCAACTGATTCGCGATGGCGGACGAATTTACCTCACGAAAGATGGCTTTACGCGTGAAAAACACTTTGCGCAGATGGAGTCTCGCCTTGCGCACTTCAATGAAATCCGGCAAAAGTGGGATCCCCAAAAACAATTTAAAAGCGCGCTTTCTCAGCGTGTTCTGGGAGATGAGTAA
- a CDS encoding SDR family NAD(P)-dependent oxidoreductase — MKVAVLGASKGMGRSVARELASQGHTLCLLGRNVEELERSARDIEIRSGLSEGSVQVVECDLEQADSFTRVFDQLQVLLNPIEAVVVTAGLFGTQEELENDTKRLERLLTVNFTHTILFCEEARKRLLAQGGGSLCVFSSVAGDRGRKPVILYGASKAGLSHYLEGLDHKYRSQGLVTLNVKPGFVKTGMTYGLKPPPFAGEPDQVAKQVVKALTAKSPLLYTPSMWRWVMFIIRNLPRFVMRRLSF; from the coding sequence ATGAAGGTAGCGGTGCTTGGCGCAAGCAAGGGCATGGGTCGTTCTGTTGCAAGGGAGCTGGCTTCACAAGGGCATACCCTTTGTCTATTGGGGCGCAATGTCGAGGAGCTTGAACGTAGCGCTCGTGATATCGAGATACGTTCGGGGCTATCTGAAGGCAGTGTGCAGGTTGTTGAATGTGACCTTGAGCAAGCTGATAGTTTCACAAGAGTGTTCGATCAGCTTCAAGTTCTGCTAAATCCCATCGAAGCGGTAGTCGTGACAGCAGGATTGTTTGGCACACAAGAAGAGCTGGAAAACGATACAAAGCGCTTAGAGCGTTTATTAACTGTTAACTTTACTCATACCATTTTGTTTTGTGAGGAAGCACGTAAGCGCTTGCTTGCCCAAGGTGGAGGCAGCTTGTGTGTGTTCTCTTCGGTGGCGGGTGATCGTGGACGTAAGCCGGTCATTCTTTATGGTGCTAGCAAGGCTGGACTTTCCCACTATCTCGAAGGCTTGGATCACAAATACCGAAGCCAAGGCTTGGTTACGCTCAATGTTAAACCAGGTTTCGTCAAAACGGGAATGACCTATGGGCTCAAACCACCTCCTTTTGCTGGAGAGCCCGATCAGGTAGCCAAACAAGTCGTCAAAGCGCTTACTGCAAAATCCCCACTGCTTTACACCCCGTCGATGTGGCGTTGGGTGATGTTTATCATCCGAAATCTGCCTCGTTTCGTGATGCGGCGCCTTTCGTTCTAA
- a CDS encoding Flp family type IVb pilin: MKHMLRRLIRDERGMTTVEYIIVLSLIAVVGFGVWKKFGTTVKSKVQAADAVMVTLPTSSTPQ; encoded by the coding sequence ATGAAACATATGCTTAGAAGGTTGATACGAGACGAACGCGGAATGACCACGGTGGAATACATTATCGTACTTTCGCTTATCGCCGTCGTCGGTTTTGGTGTTTGGAAAAAGTTTGGAACCACGGTGAAGAGTAAGGTGCAAGCAGCAGATGCCGTTATGGTTACTTTACCCACAAGTAGTACTCCACAGTAG
- the cpaB gene encoding Flp pilus assembly protein CpaB, with product MNQRPLIIATLSAALGFVALFFYKQSYEEKVCGGERVQVVVATQDLELGTALDSTMLGLVELPSRYVEGRHVRATDATKLLGVRLSSGIRANETILWSDLAMASDQRRDLSSLVNNGKRAVAVRTDSTSSFGGLLRPGDRVDVLLTHPSETQRLSTTVLLQNKLVLAAGSDTGGGQFTAVGDSVQSTRDVEQVVLSVSVDEAQLLAFGQERGTLKLVLRNPNDIAVLRGLPDATEEELRSLPTQRGAN from the coding sequence ATGAATCAACGTCCACTCATTATAGCAACCTTGTCGGCAGCGCTTGGTTTTGTCGCCTTGTTCTTTTACAAACAAAGCTATGAAGAGAAAGTTTGTGGTGGAGAGCGCGTGCAAGTAGTCGTAGCGACTCAAGATTTGGAACTCGGCACTGCGCTTGATTCTACGATGTTAGGTTTAGTGGAACTCCCTAGTCGTTACGTCGAGGGACGTCATGTACGAGCAACAGATGCTACCAAATTGCTTGGCGTGCGTTTGAGCAGTGGTATTCGCGCAAATGAAACTATTTTATGGTCGGATCTTGCGATGGCATCGGACCAACGTCGAGACCTCTCGAGTCTGGTGAACAACGGAAAGCGGGCGGTAGCAGTGCGTACTGATTCAACGTCCAGTTTTGGAGGACTGCTTCGTCCTGGTGATCGCGTGGACGTCCTGTTGACGCATCCCTCTGAGACACAAAGGTTGAGCACCACGGTGCTTCTACAAAACAAACTGGTCCTTGCGGCGGGCTCAGATACCGGAGGTGGACAATTCACCGCGGTAGGAGATAGCGTTCAGTCTACTCGAGACGTAGAGCAGGTTGTCCTAAGTGTGAGTGTTGATGAAGCGCAGCTACTCGCATTCGGCCAAGAGCGCGGGACTTTGAAACTTGTCCTACGTAATCCTAACGATATTGCCGTACTCCGCGGATTGCCAGATGCGACGGAAGAAGAGTTACGCTCCTTGCCAACTCAACGAGGTGCGAACTGA
- a CDS encoding pilus assembly protein N-terminal domain-containing protein: protein MSQFAIRVAWTSAFVFAFCVSVFAQNEHEIDLRVGEQTTVSSRGVRSFSEGTPGIIDVRVPPDAEQFVIVGMRPGETSLLLLHERGRQTKYVVRVYEPGSGDSSSSGVIRVPERVNVRLDFYFAGLTERYSHQIGVGWPGTVGGAGVGGMSASFNLQSGSLTGATASLVNQPLPRLDIAQTEGWAKVYRHAVLIAGNGHQSQFTNGGEVNITVQGALTAEIRSIEFGSDIRVKPRYDEKSGRIEMMIQADVSDLEDTNDSGLPNRSRSTLQTLVTVENGQGIVLAGLAGQRKRRSRTGLPGLSQIPIFGLLFGSDSEASEENDTLLFIVPSIVKNIPRNQQDLVTEALDIYREFDGDVLETKLGERALSTMRKENHVDTSKD, encoded by the coding sequence GTGTCTCAATTTGCAATTCGCGTTGCATGGACATCGGCGTTTGTCTTTGCTTTTTGCGTTAGCGTGTTTGCGCAAAATGAACATGAAATCGATTTGCGTGTTGGCGAGCAAACGACAGTGTCTTCACGAGGCGTTCGAAGCTTTTCAGAGGGCACGCCAGGTATTATTGATGTACGGGTCCCTCCGGACGCGGAGCAATTCGTTATTGTGGGTATGCGTCCGGGTGAAACTTCGCTTCTTCTTTTGCATGAACGCGGTAGGCAAACAAAATATGTTGTTCGCGTTTATGAACCAGGCAGCGGAGATTCGTCTTCGAGTGGAGTGATTCGAGTGCCGGAGCGCGTCAATGTTCGTCTCGATTTCTATTTCGCCGGGCTCACAGAACGTTACTCTCATCAAATCGGCGTAGGTTGGCCAGGAACCGTGGGCGGTGCAGGCGTTGGTGGCATGTCCGCTTCTTTTAATCTGCAAAGTGGCTCGCTTACTGGAGCGACTGCGAGTCTTGTCAATCAACCACTGCCTCGTCTCGATATTGCCCAAACTGAAGGCTGGGCAAAGGTCTATCGTCACGCAGTTCTTATCGCTGGAAACGGTCACCAATCGCAGTTTACAAATGGCGGTGAAGTTAATATCACAGTGCAAGGAGCGCTCACGGCTGAGATTCGCTCCATCGAGTTTGGTAGTGATATTCGAGTAAAGCCACGCTACGATGAAAAGTCGGGTCGCATTGAGATGATGATTCAAGCGGATGTCTCGGACCTTGAAGATACCAATGACTCCGGTTTGCCCAATCGAAGCCGTTCCACCCTACAAACTCTTGTCACTGTGGAAAATGGACAAGGTATCGTACTTGCTGGCTTAGCAGGTCAACGCAAGCGTCGCTCGCGTACTGGCTTGCCAGGTCTAAGTCAAATACCAATTTTTGGTTTGCTTTTTGGCTCGGACAGCGAAGCGAGTGAAGAGAACGACACCTTGTTATTCATTGTTCCATCGATTGTAAAGAACATTCCCAGAAATCAGCAGGACCTGGTGACAGAAGCCTTGGACATTTATCGTGAGTTTGATGGCGATGTGCTTGAAACCAAACTAGGTGAAAGAGCCTTATCAACGATGCGCAAGGAAAACCATGTGGATACGTCTAAAGATTGA
- the tadA gene encoding Flp pilus assembly complex ATPase component TadA translates to MWIRLKIESPDDTSDLLDFELSGPISLGRDIACNVVLPSPDVSRQHIVLWPSKNAIEIEDSSSNGSWLNSVKFHKERVSLEGKGIVRIGPYLIEITSSSDKKTSRRRLDSSSSFRVGSGLIPITSGATRAVSSNTLHPFEATREIDPAFRRRIHRMLLERLDLASHGSKVANDRELRLQVRAALLKLISEHREQLPAGCNTEKLADEITDEALGLGPLEALLADSTVSEIMVVDSETIFVERYGRIERSHQRFTDEEAVRSVIERIITPLGRRIDESNPLVDARLKDGSRVNAIIRPLAIKGAAITIRKFSKALFSIDQLVQTSSLSEAMAQFLVRSVKAKKNIIIAGGTGSGKTTLLNVLSSVIPEDERIVTIEDSAELQLPQQHVVPLESKMANLERQGEFTIRDLLKNALRMRPDRIVVGECRGGEALDMLQAMNTGHEGSLTTIHANSPAEAVSRLETLVLMSGIELPVRAIREQIAGSIDLIVHQARLSDGSRRVLGIAEVGAVSEDGTVSIRDIFEFHRSGIDSEGRILGSYETTGYLPTFLAEFESLGLVTNGHYL, encoded by the coding sequence ATGTGGATACGTCTAAAGATTGAGTCGCCCGATGACACCTCGGATCTTTTAGACTTCGAACTCTCTGGTCCCATTAGTTTGGGACGCGACATTGCATGCAACGTTGTTTTGCCATCGCCCGATGTATCGCGTCAGCATATTGTGCTTTGGCCATCTAAAAATGCGATTGAAATCGAAGATAGCTCCTCCAATGGCTCGTGGCTTAACTCGGTAAAATTTCACAAAGAACGCGTCAGCTTGGAGGGCAAGGGTATTGTCAGAATTGGACCTTACCTTATCGAGATCACATCGAGTTCTGATAAGAAAACAAGCCGTCGACGTCTTGACTCATCTTCTTCATTTAGAGTGGGCTCCGGCTTGATTCCGATTACGAGCGGCGCAACGCGTGCTGTTTCTTCTAACACTTTGCATCCCTTCGAAGCTACAAGGGAAATCGATCCTGCTTTTCGAAGACGTATCCACCGCATGCTGCTCGAACGTCTAGATCTAGCTAGCCATGGCTCAAAAGTCGCCAATGACAGAGAGTTAAGATTGCAGGTTCGTGCTGCGTTGTTGAAGTTGATTTCCGAGCACCGTGAGCAACTTCCTGCCGGATGCAATACCGAGAAACTTGCAGATGAGATTACAGATGAAGCGCTTGGCTTGGGACCTCTCGAAGCTCTTCTGGCTGATTCGACCGTGAGCGAGATCATGGTGGTCGACAGTGAAACCATTTTTGTCGAGCGCTACGGGCGAATCGAGCGAAGCCATCAACGCTTTACCGACGAAGAAGCGGTGCGTTCAGTGATCGAGCGTATTATCACGCCTTTGGGTCGACGCATTGATGAGTCCAATCCACTTGTAGATGCGCGACTAAAAGATGGCTCAAGAGTTAACGCGATAATTCGTCCATTGGCCATAAAAGGTGCTGCTATTACGATTCGCAAATTTTCCAAAGCATTGTTTTCGATTGATCAGCTTGTTCAAACGAGTAGCCTGTCGGAAGCCATGGCTCAGTTTTTGGTGCGCTCAGTGAAAGCCAAGAAAAACATTATTATCGCTGGCGGAACAGGTAGTGGCAAAACGACCTTACTCAACGTATTAAGCTCGGTCATTCCAGAAGATGAACGCATCGTAACGATCGAGGATTCTGCTGAGCTACAACTTCCGCAACAGCACGTTGTTCCTTTGGAATCGAAGATGGCTAATCTTGAACGGCAAGGGGAATTCACCATTCGTGATTTGCTCAAGAATGCCTTGCGCATGCGTCCCGACCGTATTGTTGTAGGCGAATGTCGAGGTGGTGAAGCGCTTGATATGCTACAAGCGATGAACACAGGCCATGAAGGATCGCTCACTACGATTCATGCAAACAGTCCTGCTGAAGCCGTAAGTCGTCTTGAAACCTTAGTGCTGATGTCGGGTATCGAGTTACCAGTACGTGCTATTCGCGAACAGATTGCCGGAAGTATCGACTTGATTGTCCATCAAGCACGTCTTTCAGATGGGAGTCGTCGTGTGTTGGGGATTGCCGAAGTTGGGGCAGTTTCTGAGGACGGCACAGTTTCGATTCGTGATATTTTTGAATTTCACCGCAGTGGTATTGATAGCGAGGGTCGAATTCTTGGGAGTTATGAGACCACTGGCTATTTGCCGACTTTTTTGGCGGAGTTTGAGAGCTTGGGACTTGTAACCAATGGACATTATTTATGA
- a CDS encoding type II secretion system F family protein has product MMHSFQFYRLSGWLFVVLISLSVGIYVAWIEQHPNSQLRRWWSHYLGLLTQQFKGLRRSGLVNRVAYLQLGIAVGALFCALLFYDAFWLLLVPLVMMVPWLVLRSLQKQRIDAIESQLERWVLTLSNNLRAAPSIGDALANTVAFTALPLRDELEQVVQELRVGANVDEALENFRQRVPSAALASVVTALSIGRQTGGDLSAVLEQSAATLREMFRLEGVVQTKTADGRNQAYLLAVMPFLLLGIIHAFDSTWFAPLLNQTMGYVVIFVAVAAWLIALFWAKKIMTVDL; this is encoded by the coding sequence ATGATGCATTCCTTTCAGTTCTACCGGTTGTCAGGATGGTTGTTTGTTGTTCTTATTAGTCTGTCGGTTGGAATTTATGTCGCATGGATTGAACAGCACCCAAACAGCCAACTGCGTCGCTGGTGGTCGCACTATCTAGGGCTTCTTACTCAACAGTTCAAAGGGCTTAGGCGTTCAGGGCTTGTTAATCGCGTAGCGTACCTTCAGCTGGGTATTGCTGTTGGTGCGCTTTTTTGTGCTCTTTTGTTCTACGACGCTTTTTGGCTGCTGCTCGTTCCTTTGGTCATGATGGTGCCCTGGCTCGTTCTAAGGTCACTTCAGAAGCAAAGGATTGATGCAATCGAAAGTCAACTTGAACGTTGGGTGCTTACGCTTTCTAATAATTTAAGAGCTGCTCCATCGATTGGAGATGCTCTCGCAAATACAGTTGCTTTTACAGCACTGCCGTTGCGTGATGAGCTTGAGCAAGTTGTTCAAGAGCTTCGCGTTGGCGCGAATGTCGATGAGGCCTTAGAAAACTTTAGGCAACGCGTGCCAAGTGCCGCGTTGGCATCGGTTGTCACAGCGCTCAGCATTGGCAGGCAAACTGGCGGCGATTTGTCTGCTGTTCTCGAACAAAGCGCTGCGACGCTTCGTGAGATGTTTCGACTGGAAGGTGTCGTGCAAACAAAGACTGCCGATGGTCGCAATCAGGCCTACTTACTTGCCGTTATGCCCTTTTTGCTACTTGGGATTATTCATGCTTTTGACAGTACCTGGTTTGCGCCTTTGCTTAACCAGACCATGGGCTACGTTGTCATTTTTGTGGCTGTGGCTGCTTGGCTTATTGCTCTGTTTTGGGCAAAAAAAATTATGACAGTGGATTTGTAA
- a CDS encoding type II secretion system F family protein produces MITVHIVGWFALIALSCSLAAFAFFVFSGKRKDSESLGLRGLKRKEVLSAGGWFYFVHPVIARLASFMRYIGLPSVRAQIDSSIKQSGYFLGLSTDEFFAITLLCAALGGVVGTFVVQFLAYPSFLAIFFFALGAFIPYARIRNEIEKRMSSINRALPGAIDLLSLCIGAGLDFPGAVAQLLKRSSADKDPLEQEMSWLLQELDLGFTRRQALLNFSERSPTRSVQEFVSAVVQSEARGTPLTEVLTIQANSARLARSMRAEELASRAGILMLGPLALMMLSIMLLLMGPFALGYGF; encoded by the coding sequence ATGATTACGGTACACATCGTTGGCTGGTTTGCTCTGATTGCGCTGAGTTGTTCGTTGGCTGCTTTCGCCTTTTTTGTGTTTTCGGGCAAACGTAAAGACAGTGAAAGCCTGGGTTTACGCGGTCTCAAGCGCAAAGAAGTTTTGTCGGCTGGTGGTTGGTTCTACTTTGTGCATCCTGTCATCGCACGGCTAGCTTCGTTTATGCGCTACATCGGGTTGCCTTCTGTGCGTGCTCAAATCGATAGCTCCATCAAGCAATCGGGCTATTTCTTGGGCTTGTCTACCGATGAGTTTTTCGCCATTACGCTGCTTTGTGCTGCACTGGGTGGCGTCGTAGGAACTTTCGTGGTGCAGTTTTTAGCCTATCCTTCTTTTTTGGCCATATTCTTTTTCGCATTAGGCGCTTTCATTCCTTACGCTCGAATTCGAAATGAAATTGAAAAGCGAATGTCCTCAATCAATCGCGCATTGCCAGGTGCGATCGACCTTCTGAGTCTTTGCATTGGAGCTGGCCTGGATTTTCCTGGCGCGGTTGCTCAGCTGCTAAAGCGTTCATCTGCCGATAAGGATCCTCTTGAGCAGGAAATGTCGTGGCTTCTTCAGGAACTTGATCTGGGATTTACACGCCGACAAGCTTTGCTCAATTTTTCAGAACGCAGTCCAACACGCTCCGTTCAAGAATTTGTTAGTGCTGTGGTTCAATCTGAGGCTCGTGGTACACCACTCACTGAAGTTTTAACTATCCAAGCAAACAGTGCACGGTTGGCGCGAAGCATGCGCGCTGAAGAGTTGGCATCGCGAGCCGGAATTCTCATGTTAGGCCCTTTGGCGCTCATGATGCTGAGCATCATGCTGCTCTTGATGGGTCCTTTTGCGCTTGGATACGGTTTTTAG
- a CDS encoding CpaF family protein encodes MNSNSSSAHRIFEQALADHLQPIAVYLKDETVSEILINGAGKVYVERAGKLMQVQASFATERALIAALRTIAQYVGRQVDENNPILEARLPDGSRVQAVLPPISTEGPTVAIRRFQKESMDPKKLLLQGTLGSRSMQFLQAAVGLKQNILVAGGTGSGKTSLLNALSSFFYDDERIVVLEDSRELQIPHEHVVYFEARPPSATGKGEISIRELFRASLRMRPDRIVVGEVRGKEALDLVQAMTSGHGGCLATLHATHVKDTLTRLETLSLMSDIDLPLLALRLQIASAVDLVVQVERMRDGTRLVTEIAELQGYREKEGYHLVPIFERVYAKDVKQNAKRSRLVPTGVRPTFEKLAKREGIALPDFKPVG; translated from the coding sequence ATGAACAGTAACTCATCATCGGCCCATCGTATCTTCGAGCAAGCGCTCGCAGACCATCTCCAACCCATTGCGGTTTATCTAAAAGACGAAACGGTAAGCGAGATCCTTATCAACGGCGCTGGCAAGGTGTACGTGGAACGCGCAGGTAAACTGATGCAAGTTCAAGCCAGTTTTGCCACTGAGCGGGCACTCATCGCAGCATTGAGAACGATTGCACAATACGTGGGTCGTCAAGTTGATGAAAACAATCCCATCCTTGAAGCAAGATTGCCGGATGGCTCGCGCGTTCAAGCCGTGCTTCCTCCGATATCGACCGAAGGCCCTACCGTTGCTATCCGACGTTTTCAAAAAGAGAGTATGGACCCTAAAAAATTGTTGCTGCAAGGCACCTTGGGTTCACGATCGATGCAATTCCTCCAAGCTGCTGTTGGGCTAAAGCAGAATATTTTGGTAGCAGGTGGAACAGGCTCAGGAAAGACGTCGCTATTAAATGCCTTAAGCAGTTTTTTTTACGATGATGAACGGATTGTTGTGTTGGAAGACTCACGTGAACTTCAAATCCCACACGAACATGTGGTCTATTTTGAAGCCCGACCGCCAAGTGCTACGGGCAAAGGAGAAATATCGATCCGCGAGCTTTTTCGAGCCAGTCTGCGTATGCGACCCGACCGCATTGTTGTAGGTGAAGTGCGCGGCAAAGAAGCCCTTGATCTTGTACAAGCCATGACTTCTGGCCACGGCGGATGCCTTGCAACCTTACATGCAACCCATGTCAAAGATACGCTGACGCGACTCGAGACACTTTCTTTGATGAGCGATATCGACCTTCCACTTTTGGCTTTGCGTCTGCAAATTGCTTCGGCGGTTGATCTTGTGGTTCAAGTCGAGCGCATGCGAGATGGGACTCGCTTGGTGACCGAGATTGCAGAGCTGCAAGGCTATAGGGAAAAAGAAGGTTATCACCTTGTACCGATCTTTGAGCGTGTCTATGCGAAAGACGTTAAGCAGAATGCTAAGCGCTCACGTCTTGTCCCGACTGGCGTGCGGCCGACCTTTGAGAAACTCGCCAAGCGCGAAGGAATTGCGCTACCAGACTTCAAACCCGTAGGATAA